ACGCTTTATACGGCTTATTGGCAAGCCGGTAATGGACGTCCCCTTTTGTAAAGATACCGGATTATTATCGGAATAATTAGCTGCATCTGGGAAAAAGAGCATCGCTCACTACTCCAAGAAAGTAGTTTTGCGACACTCCCTTCATTTTTACTTCAGGTGGGGTGAATCCCCATCTGAAGCCCCGATGTTCAGTTTTAGCCGAACGAGTTCACTTGGCCCCTGTTCACTGGCTGCATTTTTATGTACCCTTTGATACAGCGGCTAACTTTTCAGAATGGAGAGGCTTAACAGGCACTTTCGTCCTTGACACCTGGACCAGCAGTACACCACCCAGAATTACCGCCGCAGATATGATAGTCCTTACCGTAATCTCTTCTTTTAAAATAAGATAGCCCAGCAATACCGCCACCACGGGATTTATGTAAGCATAGGTAGACGCCTTGGCCGGCGGCATTGCTTTTAATATGTATATATAAGCACTATAGCCTGCCATGGTGCCTATAAAGATCAGGTACAACATAGCGCCAATTCCGGCCGCTGTCGGGTGAAATCGGGACAATTCACCGGCGAATAAACCCGTCGCGCTTAAGGCAATACCACCAGCCAGGGCCTGCACCGCTATAGCATAAATAATCGAACCACCGACAGGCCTGCGGGCCGAAAAAACAGAACCCAACGCCCAAAGAAAAGCCGCCATAATTAAACCAGCCATTCCGGAAAGCTGATTGCCCCCTAGTTCAAAACCCGGTGCCAGAAGCAGCGCCACACCGGAAAAACCGGTAAGCAAGCCAACCCAGCCAAGCCATCCTATAGGAGTGCCGCCCGGTACTATTGTGTCAATTAGTGCAACAAAAAGAGGTACCGTAGCTATAAGCAATGCAGCTAAACCCGAGGCCAGCCATTGTTCCGACCAAACCACCAAACCATTGCCGCCATAAAGCAGAAACAACCCTACGATTGCGGAATTCACTATATCGCGACGGTTAGCTGGCATTTTATAGCCCCTAATTCTGGCAAAGAACAACAAAACAAGCCCGGCTACAACAAATCTAAAACCTGCAAATAAAGCCGGGGGTAAATCCCTAACCCCCACCCTTATGGCTAAATAGGTAGACCCCCAAACTATGCAGACGGTTACATAAGCAAGTAATACTCGAGGGTCACTAAAGGTCGAATTTCCAGTTTTCATATTTAAACCTTCCTGTTCAATAAAATATTTATATTGCAACTAATTTATCGTTCCTCTGGTTGCACATTGTTTAATTATATAATGTTAGGTGAAAAAGTACCAGATTATGATCGGCCTCGTTCAAGATATGTTCATTTTAGCGGTTATATTGTTGCCCTATACGCCCATTTTAGCCGCAGGCGGTTTCCTCATCCACCGGTTATATAAAATAAGAAAAATTGGCAATAACGAGAACGGCTAGCACGTAAGCAGGAACCCTCCTGCCTTTATTTTCATATTATAAGTAAAATTAAAAGGAGTGTTCCCCTGTGACT
This genomic interval from Desulfoscipio sp. XC116 contains the following:
- a CDS encoding EamA family transporter; this encodes MKTGNSTFSDPRVLLAYVTVCIVWGSTYLAIRVGVRDLPPALFAGFRFVVAGLVLLFFARIRGYKMPANRRDIVNSAIVGLFLLYGGNGLVVWSEQWLASGLAALLIATVPLFVALIDTIVPGGTPIGWLGWVGLLTGFSGVALLLAPGFELGGNQLSGMAGLIMAAFLWALGSVFSARRPVGGSIIYAIAVQALAGGIALSATGLFAGELSRFHPTAAGIGAMLYLIFIGTMAGYSAYIYILKAMPPAKASTYAYINPVVAVLLGYLILKEEITVRTIISAAVILGGVLLVQVSRTKVPVKPLHSEKLAAVSKGT